In Etheostoma cragini isolate CJK2018 chromosome 9, CSU_Ecrag_1.0, whole genome shotgun sequence, the following are encoded in one genomic region:
- the hapln4 gene encoding hyaluronan and proteoglycan link protein 4 → MFSKQLRPLAFGKMSFVVFILTSALSVTSLPSDIDKGRRKVVHVLEDDTGAVIVQTAPGKVVTHRGGSITLPCRFHHEPENTDPSRIRIKWTKVTDALQFEDVFVALGRQQRVFGSYKGRVFLEQAGPGDASVIIQNVTLEDYGRFECEVTNDMEDDTGFVNLDLEGVVFPYYPLEGRYKLNYHEGEDACKQQDAILASHSQLHKAWLEGLDWCNAGWLEDGSVQYPISHPRDQCGRKDTPAGVRNYGYRHKEDERYDAFCFTSKLNGKVYFLKRFKKVNYGEAMKACIRDGSAVAKVGQLYAAWKFQLLDRCEAGWLEDGSIRYPIVNPRSRCGGSQPGVRHLGFPDKKFRLYGVYCFRRNEDETADGTETKKKKHKQNDKEKEQQQQQQQHPNECYQCDLKCRD, encoded by the exons ATG TTCTCAAAGCAACTGCGGCCTCTGGCCTTTGGGAAAATGTCCTTTGTGGTTTTCATCCTGACGTCTGCCCTCTCAGTGACTTCCCTGCCGTCTGACATAGACAAAGGACGGAGAAAGGTGGTGCACGTGCTTG AGGATGACACGGGTGCGGTGATTGTACAGACAGCTCCTGGTAAAGTGGTGACACATCGTGGGGGTTCCATCACTCTGCCCTGCAGATTCCACCATGAGCCGGAGAACACCGATCCTTCTCGCATTCGGATCAAATGGACCAAAGTAACTGATGCACTTCAGTTTGAGGACGTCTTTGTGGCACTTGGAAG GCAGCAGCGTGTGTTTGGATCGTACAAAGGCCGTGTGTTTTTGGAGCAGGCAGGCCCAGGTGATGCCTCAGTGATCATCCAAAATGTCACACTGGAGGACTACGGACGCTTTGAGTGCGAAGTCACTAATGACATGGAAGACGATACAGGATTTGTCAACCTCGACCTAGAAG GAGTGGTGTTTCCCTATTACCCCCTTGAGGGGCGCTATAAGCTCAACTACCATGAGGGGGAGGATGCCTGCAAACAGCAGGACGCCATTCTGGCTTCTCACTCTCAACTGCACAAG GCCTGGCTGGAAGGTCTAGACTGGTGTAATGCTGGATGGCTGGAGGACGGCTCAGTCCAATACCCTATCTCTCATCCCAGAGACCAGTGTGGCCGCAAGGACACCCCCGCCGGTGTCCGTAACTATGGCTACAGGCACAAAGAGGATGAGCGCTACGATGCTTTCTGTTTTACTTCCAAGCTTAACG GCAAAGTGTACTTCCTCAAACGCTTCAAGAAGGTGAACTATGGGGAGGCGATGAAGGCCTGCATTCGAGATGGTTCAGCTGTGGCCAAAGTGGGTCAGCTGTACGCTGCTTGGAAGTTCCAGCTCCTGGACCGCTGTGAAGCCGGCTGGCTGGAGGATGGCAGCATCCGGTACCCCATAGTCAACCCCCGTTCTCGCTGTGGAGGATCCCAGCCAGGTGTCCGACACCTGGGCTTCCCTGATAAAAAATTCCGCCTCTATGGGGTCTACTGTTTTCGCAGAAATGAGGATGAAACAGCAGATGgtactgaaacaaaaaaaaaaaaacacaaacaaaatgacaaggagaaagagcagcagcaacagcagcagcagcatcccaATGAATGCTACCAGTGTGATTTAAAGTGTAGAGACTGA
- the tm6sf2 gene encoding transmembrane 6 superfamily member 2 has protein sequence METLVFLFSFSALGILYAMNTIPEFQEPYTILATGVAVLVVVFLFYFLITRGNPPKDALFFVFAVFSFTCVIDLVSALEHDGIVSGFMEFYQKTGEPYLGTAYGIMMCYWDGIVHFIMYLMMISRITDRKAYRTLGLFWAGSLSANMTVFIAGILAGKYGSEIRPAFWINFLFLLMPVWGAITLFIRPKDRPLIGGYNAQHAQSMKLIWRPSDIILVVLLLAAMAFTALRGLAALDSPLEACSIYLKNYEPYLKDPVGYPKVMMLYLFFYGLPLLGAFVYGLLKPGCSWMSDWTVFLAGAMIQCQWAHIGGSLHPRTTAPFRIPDDAFWCVLAANLLYTLTPIMVVSRVYSNHYFFLKIAPFPGQTGLPNSEEKDTKYKDK, from the exons GCCTTATACGATCTTGGCGACTGGCGTCGCCGTGTTGGTGGTCGTGTTTCTGTTCTACTTCCTCATCACTCGTGGCAACCCACCTAAAGATGCCTTATTCTTTG tttttgctgttttttcctttacttGTGTCATTGACCTGGTGAGTGCCTTGGAACATGATGGCATTGTCTCCGGCTTTATGGAATTCTATCAAAAGACA gGGGAACCCTATCTGGGGACAGCCTATGGCATCATGATGTGTTACTGGGATGGAATAGTGCACTTTATTATGTACCTGATGATGATCAGCAGGATAACAGACAG GAAAGCCTACCGTACCCTGGGCTTGTTCTGGGCTGGCTCTTTGTCTGCCAACATGACTGTGTTCATTGCTGGTATACTGGCAG gTAAATATGGGTCAGAGATCCGTCCAGCCTTCTGGATCAACTTTCTCTTCCTTTTGATGCCTGTATGGGGAGCCATTACACTGTTCATCAGGCCCAAGGACAGACCACTAATCGGTGGATACAAT GCCCAGCATGCTCAGAGCATGAAGCTGATCTGGCGTCCCTCGGATATTATCCTGGTGGTACTCCTGTTAGCTGCCATGGCATTCACCGCACTCAGAGGCTTG GCGGCTCTGGACTCTCCACTCGAAGCCTGTTCCATCTACCTGAAAAACTATGAACCCTACCTGAAGGATCCTGTGGGCTACCCCAAAGTGATG ATGCTGTActtgttcttctatggactccCTCTGTTGGGTGCATTTGTTTACGGTCTCCTCAAACCCGGGTGCTCGTGGATGTCAGACTGGACTGTGTTCTTAGCTGGAGCCATGATCCAG TGCCAGTGGGCCCACATTGGGGGGTCCCTCCACCCTCGTACTACAGCTCCATTTCGTATCCCAGATGATGCTTTCTGGTGTGTGCTGGCAGCTAACTTGCTTTACACACTTACTCCCATCATGGTGGTCTCGCGGGTTTACAGTAACCACTATTTCTTCCTGAAGATTGCCCCGTTTCCTGGGCAGACAGGTTTGCCAAACAGCGAGGAAAAAGATACTAAGTACAAAGACAAATAG